CGGTCCAGCACGTCGGCCGCGGACACCGCGACGGCCAGAATCAGAAATACGACGGATGTGAGGCGCATCTTACCCTTCCGGCTCCTGGCGAGGGGCACGCCAGATGGTCTCCTCGGCCTTGGCCCACAGGCCCGCGAGCCACTTCTCGCGCTCCGAAGCGCTTTTCTCGTCGAACAGGATGTCGTGGATCCGGTCACGGACGAGGGCCAGCGGCGGAACCGTCTTTTCTTCCGGCTCATCCCGGATTAAAAGCAGGTGGAAGCCGTAGTCGGTCTCCACCGGCCCTCCGATTTCGCCGACCTTCAGGCCTTCGAGTGCCGTCGCCAGGACTCCCGGCAGATCCTCGGAGCCCTGCACCTCGACCAGCCCTCCCGCGGGGCCCTCGGGCGCGATGGAGAGCGAACGGGCCAGCTCCTCGAAGTCCTCCCCCGCATCGAGACGGGCGAGGACCGCGTCGGCGCTCTCGCGGTCCTTGGTCACAATCTGGTAGAACCGGAGCGGTCGGCCGCCGAGCTCGTCGACGTGCTCCCGGTAGTACGCGGCTATCTCCGCCTCGGTGATTTTAATCCGATCCAGGACCTCCTGGCCGACCACGGCCTCGTAGAGGAGATCCTCGCGGACCTTGTCGCGGAGCTTCTGTTCCCGCATCCGGGCCGCCGGACCGCCGGCGAGGATGACCTCGTCGTTGGCCGCCAGGGCCTCGTAGATGCGCTCCACCTTCTCGTCGGGGACGGTGATGCCCAGGTCCAGGGCCTCCCGGAGCACCAGGCGGCGCGTTATCAGGCGGCCCACCACCTCATCGGGGATCGGCGTGCCCGGATCGGCCCCCATCAGCTCCCAGGCCTCCTCTTGGGTAATCCTCTCCCCCTGGACGGTGGCGATGACGCCCTCGTCGCCCTCATCCCCGCCGCAACCGGCGAGGACGAACAGGGCGGCGATTAAAAGCATGAGCGGGCGGTGCACGTCAGGCCTCCGGTACGGTTCGCGACGCCTCCAGCAGGGCGTCGAAGAGGTCATTTACGAGCTCGTCGTCGTAAACCACGGGGTAGGTCTTTTTAAGCTCCTCGAGGAAGGAGTTGAAGAGCCCGGGCTCCGCCTCGCCCATCAGTTCGTCCACCAGGTAGTTGTAGACCGTGGGGTCGTTCTCCAGGGTGCGGTTGGCCGGCGGCAGGATGTCCACGACGTAGAGTATGCCGTAGCCCTTCACCCCGTCGCGCTCGCCCTCGATGACCGGGCTGATCCACCCCTTGCCGTGGTCGAAACCGGGCAGAAGGTAGTCGTCCGCGTCATCAATCTGGACGGACTGGTTGACGTTGGCGGATTTTTTATCCAGGGACTCGTCGCGGATGATGATGCGCAGGAGTTCCTCGGGGTTGTGGGCCAGCGGCTCGCCGGGGGCCCTGGTCTTCAG
This genomic stretch from bacterium harbors:
- a CDS encoding peptidyl-prolyl cis-trans isomerase, with translation MHRPLMLLIAALFVLAGCGGDEGDEGVIATVQGERITQEEAWELMGADPGTPIPDEVVGRLITRRLVLREALDLGITVPDEKVERIYEALAANDEVILAGGPAARMREQKLRDKVREDLLYEAVVGQEVLDRIKITEAEIAAYYREHVDELGGRPLRFYQIVTKDRESADAVLARLDAGEDFEELARSLSIAPEGPAGGLVEVQGSEDLPGVLATALEGLKVGEIGGPVETDYGFHLLLIRDEPEEKTVPPLALVRDRIHDILFDEKSASEREKWLAGLWAKAEETIWRAPRQEPEG